Genomic DNA from Flavobacterium sp. N502540:
TCTTGATTAAATTGTATTGTTTCCAATAAAAAATCGGTTATTAAAGTTTCTTTAGGGTGCAAATATTTTTCGTCCTGATGGGCTTTTATATTTTGCAACTCTATTATTTTCTCTTGTATATTTTGTGGTGCAATTGGCAATAAATCGGCAAAAGCAACGGGTGGAAAAGTATTCTTTTCTATAATCCATTTTCCTGCTAAAGCTGTTCTTAAAGCGTAGAAATAACTCTTTAGTTTTACTTCTTCCATTTCGCAAACTTCCATAAAGTTTTTCGTTGTTCCTAAATAGTGGTGTAAAACCGCTATTGGTGAAAAACATTCAACGGCTAAATCTTGCATTTGTTTTACAAAATCATCCTCCTGAAAATACACAACTGGCGAAAACAACCACTCAATCAAAGCTGTATTAGATTTTGCTAATAACTTTACAGATTTACGTAAATCCCATCCAGAACCATCAAGGTCATCTTCGGTCATGAACTCGATAACGTCCGGTTGTTCCCAAAGCGACAAATAGTATTCTGGTTTGTGTTTGTATATAAAACGAATATCATAATCGCTGTCCGGAGAAGCAAATCCCCACGCACGACTTCCAGATTCTACTGCAAAAAGTACCTCTACCTCTTTCTGCTTTTCTATTTCTTTTAATTTTTCTAATATTTTTTCTTTCATGATTGTTTTCAATGTAAATAAACAAAAAGCCTTCAAATCAAGCACAAATACCTGACTTAGAAGTCAACAAATAAAATTGCTAAGTAATAAAACTGCTATTTAATAGTCTTCATCTTCTTTTGGAGCTGTTTTATTGCGGGTAGTGATCTCCCAATTTTCTTTTTGGTAAGGGTTATCTATTTTATTAATTTGAACTGAAATTTCTAATTCTTCTTTGTCTTCATCGTTTTTATGAATAAAAACCGCAAATTTATATCCTTTTATCTTTTCGATAAAATCCTCGGTTATAGCATTATTTTGATAATACTTTCTTACTATGTTAATTTCTTTTGAAAACTGAGTGTTTTCAGCTAAAAAACCTAATAATTGTAACGCAGTTTCTTTTCTAAATTCAGTATCATCTATTTTGTCGGGTTCTACTTTTTTATAAGACGTACTAAATTCTAAAGTCAAATTATCACAACCTTCTACACTTGCCTTAATTATGGTATCATTCTTTTTGTATACTTCTGATATAGTTTCGGTATAATTGTGCATTTCGATGCTTCTGGTACGTTTTTCTACTTCAGGAATGGCATTAAAAATAGTTTTCGATTTTAATTTTGCCATTTTACAACTGGACAAATACGATTCTTCGTATACATTCCCATTTTTGTAGATAAAAGATAAGTTTGTAGATTTTAAATCCTGACCTGAATACGTTCTAAAGTTTTGTGTAACCTCCACTTTTAATTTATTATCGACAAAATCTGCTTCGTCAATAATATTATATGAAAAAGGGGCATATCCTAAAATACGATGCGATTCTTTCTCCTTAATTTCATCTTTCATAATATAAAAAACGAACTCATTATTGGTGTTTACATTTCCTCCCAACATTCCTTCAGACGATCGATATATTACATAATCAATGATTCCATCATTATTAAAATCACCTTTTTCAATAATAGCAAATGAAACTGTATATGGATCGCCATCATTAGCAAAGCTTACATAATAAGGAGATTCGTTTATTTGCATTTCCTTATAC
This window encodes:
- a CDS encoding nucleotidyltransferase domain-containing protein, with translation MKEKILEKLKEIEKQKEVEVLFAVESGSRAWGFASPDSDYDIRFIYKHKPEYYLSLWEQPDVIEFMTEDDLDGSGWDLRKSVKLLAKSNTALIEWLFSPVVYFQEDDFVKQMQDLAVECFSPIAVLHHYLGTTKNFMEVCEMEEVKLKSYFYALRTALAGKWIIEKNTFPPVAFADLLPIAPQNIQEKIIELQNIKAHQDEKYLHPKETLITDFLLETIQFNQENASQLGSGNKINEELDLFFRRETFKNSLV